The genomic interval GCTGTCAGATAGGACAATTGTACAAAACGAAACTGAACGATAGCAATGTGCAAGCAACTGATATTCAATTGTATCAATAATTCAGATGTAGAAGAGAGTTTACAGCCTGTTCGAAGGCTGGCAATGTTATTATAAATAGTGTTTTCTCGTGCCCATGCTGCTACATTTTTAAAAAAGATGAGAGTCTTTTTTTAAAATTTAAAACAGCCTCAAAATTATCTTTTTCTGCAATTGCGAAAATTTTTTCCATATCAAACCCTGTCCTTTTAATTAATCTCTCAAAGTATTTTTTATTTCTTTTTTCAGGTTTTCCTTTTAACTTTCCAACAAAAGGTAGTTTATATTTTTGATCTGAGTATTTTTTAAAAATTTCTTTTTCAATTGACTCGAAAGGTAAAAAAAGCAACTTGGATGCAATGTCTTTGTTTTTTTCTAAAATGTTAGATCTAACGTCTCCATCTAAAACAACCAGCACCTTCTCATCTCTCTCACACAGAAAAGACTCTTTCTTGTTTCCCCTATAAAAATCAATAACATTCTCGCAGCCACCTATGCTAATAACCTCAATTTTTTCTTTTTTGTTGAATCTTGACTCATTTATGATTTCTTGCATTTTCATTTCAATATATTCTTTTAAAACTGAGTCTTCGGTTAGAATGTATTTATCGCTGCCCTTAAACTCAAACATAACTCCTTTTATATAACTGTAGCCCCTTTTTTTTAGGTCAACGGTTCCGTTTGAATTTTCGAGATAATAAATATCTATGCCAATGTCATCAATGGATTTTAACATTGCAAGAGAGTGTGTTGTAAATATAAAAAACTTTCCACTTTCTTCGCTAGATCTCTTGATGAGCTTCACAAGTCTTATTTGGGCATATGAATCTAACGACATATCTATTTCATCTATTATAATCAGCTTTGTATCTGAATTTATTATTCTAAATATATTAATTACAAAATATTCCCCGGAGCTGAAATAGTCCTCTCGGATATAGTTAGTAGTACCAACTATCCTGAAGAAATATTCTTCTCCATTTATCTCTACCGATTTCAGGTCGGAGAAGTTTTTATAAGGATATATAAAATTCAAAAATTCAATCAATTTATCGGGACTTGAATATTCGCGAAATGCTATTTTAATTCTTAAGCTTCCGTCTATTTCATTCAATCTTGAATATGAACCATAACGTTTTCCATATGGTACTGGAAGTTCGACAACGCCTAAATTTTTTTGATTTATAATGCTTTTGCAATCTATTTGATTGATAGAGGAATTGTATTTATATTCGTAATGATCATCATCGATATCTATCAACAATTCACTGTTTGCATTGAATATAAATGGGTTGGATGTTTTTACAAAAATAGTTGGCTGGAATAAAATCCCCATTGATTTTATTAAAGTTGTTTTCCCAATCCCATTATGACTAACAATGCAAAATATTTTACTTTCACTAAAATCAAAGCTTGCATTTAGATTAGATAGATGCTGTATTTTACTTATTGATAATTCGAATTTCATTTTACAAGGCTCTTCCTAAGAAACATTTCCACTATAGTTGAACCATACTTTCTTTTCAGTTTGTTTATATAACCATCGTCAATCGTACTTATGTAATTAATCATGCCTGATAAGTATCTTTTTATTTCTATTAGCTCTGGCTCTTGAGAGTTAACGTTATTTAATTTTGATATATAATGTAACTTTGTTTCAATATTGTTTTTATCGTTTTGTCGACAGATATATATCCATCAGGCATAATGCTGACCCCCATGATTTTTCTGACACCACCTTTTTTTAAAAGTTTGGTCTTATCAAAATTTAAAACAAACGAATCGCATTCAGAGTTTATTATGCCTTGAACAGTAGTGAATATATCTTTTTTATGGATTTCGCTCTCTGAGGATATGATTATATCATCAGAATATCGTGTATATATATATCCATTAGATATGCTAAATGATTTCAATTTCTTATCAGCATCACTAAAAAGGATATTACTTAACGAAGGAGATGTAGAAAAACCTACTGGTAAAAAATCATTATAACTTACAAGCTCAACTATTTTGAATAAATATTCATTAATGTCTGATATGATAAATTCTTTAAAAACACTTTCTAACTTACTTTCGATGAAATCACGATTGAAAGAAGGGAAGAAGTTCTTAATGTCTGTTTTAAATATAAATGGATTCGCTCTGTGCGGATAAACACAATCAAATACGTTAACTTTTTTTCTATAAGAAAAGACAACATCATCCATGATGTCAACCCTGTTAAAGATAGCCTCATTAAGGAAGCGATGAAGCAATCGAAGTTTATTAAAACCTTTTTATATGCTACTATTTCTCTACCCCTGAAAATCTTTTTCTCCAAATACTCCATCTTATTCAAATTGAAAAAATCATTAAAATCCATTGAGTTATTGAAATAAATATCAAATATTTCTTTTATCTTTATGCTCATGAGGCACCACTAATTTTTATCATTTTATATAGATATCATACCTATATCTGGTTTGGAAAGACACTTTGATGTGAGATGTATGGGTAGCTGGTATGATACATACAAAAACCGCCTCGTTACATCGTAGGTTTTTCAACTAACTACGAGTAAGCGAAGCGGCATTGTAAGTGCATTAAAGCCTGTAGAGGCCGTTGTCAATTGACCGGAGATTCTCACTAGTCACGGCATGGATTTAGTATAATCCAAAAAAGCCACATGTAAAGTATTTGGAGGTTTGAGAACTCCGGCTTTGGCGCAATTACCCTCTGTAAAGATAGTTGTCACCCCATCGAAAACACCAATGACAGGATGGGAATAGATCGTGAAGCGTATTTCAGACTATGCCAGTCAGCCAAGCACAACGCCCTGAACGCTGGTCATGCAGGGCACGGAACTGGCCCCCTGCTTAGGCGAGGCCATGCTGAATCCAGAACGGGAAATACAGACAACCTAAATTAACCGGGGCCAACTATCTTGACACTTGCCGGGCTGAAAGAACTTTGATTGCACACCATGACAGCTCAATCTGAATTGCACAATGCGCAACCCAAGTGCGCAAAACGAAACCGAACGGTAGCCATTCGCAAATCGGACTCTAGCCCTTGCTATGACTGGATTTGGCAGATATTGCGCACCGGTTTCCATTTTTGCCAGAATCATATTATTTCGTATTCAGATTGCGAACTCTGCGCATGTTGATGCGCACTGGAGGCGGATAATGCGTGACCAGACGAGAAGTTACACCACCGATTTGCCGCGTATTAACCTGCAATTTCTCGCCCATTTGCGCGATAAGTTGGGCAATGCAGCACCCAATACGCAGGTTTACTGCGACACAGAGAGCGGAAGACTCTATTTATCACGATATTCAGATGGCTACAGCGCCACCATTAACGGTGTCACGCGAAGGATCGGTATTACGGCCACACGCATGGGGTATGGTGTACGTGAATGGTATGTTTGCCCCCACTGTGGCGAACGGGCAGCAAAACTGTATATCGGGTGTAAAGATATCGGCTGCCGAAAATGCTGGCATCTTCATTACGCCAGTCAAAGCAAAGACGAAGCCGACCGTTTATTACTGAGTGCGCGCAAGCAGCGCCGGGCAATTTGGGGTGATGATTTCCCACCCGCAGACAACCTGCTTAACCACGCCCGGTGGCTTGCAAAGCCAGCCCGGATGCGCTGGGAAACCTTTGAAAGAAAGTTAGCCAGGTTGATAAAAACCGAAACCGCATATTGGCGGGTGTCAGATGCGAAAATGACAAGAATGACAAAAAACCTCATTCAGCGGTATGAGAAATGGTGTACATCGTTCATAGATTAGTAGCGATGTACCCTGAATCTACCGCTATCTGATATTAAAAAACAGGCAGCCAGCAGCAAGGATTAACTATGTCTGGACTATTTAACACGCTCGATTCATCCAATATGTTCGTGCATCTTCAGAAAAAATGGGAGTCGTTTTACCACCACCCTTCAGAAGAAAGGCTGATTGATACGCTGCTCCCGCTGTACCACCTCAGGGAATGGATATGCCCAGGTGGCTCAGCAAGCTACAAAAACAAGTATGAGTTATCAGCCGAAGAAAAATTACACAGTTTTCTGTATACCTATCCACCCTATGAGGTAGTCAGAGAGCTTTGCAATCGAACGAAGCATTTCAAGAAACAAAACGGCGATATAAATTTGAACGTCATTAAAGGGGCTAGAACAGGGCTGATGAGGGTAGCTGACGCCCTAGGATCAACGTACTTTACCGTTGATGGAGTTGATATCCGGGATATCTTTATGGCTGTTTACAGGGTCTATTACCAATATTTTGAGGCAGTGAAACAAGGGAAGCATCCTTCATTTACCCCGTCTGACAGTGAAGGTTGTTAGTCGAACGCTGAAGAGGTGTACCTGTTTTTATGGTGCCCGTTTCAACGTGATTTTTCTCTATGGGACTACGATTGGGACTACAATGTTAAATTGTAAAAAACAAAAACAATTAAAATCAATAATATGAGTGATAAATTCAATTTCTCTCGGGGAAGTACCGGTTACTGACGGAAACCCCACAGAAACCCGCATCCTCTCTGAGTTTGCGGGTTTTTTGTTGCCTGTTATCTGCCGGTGTCCTGCGTTTACAGCCGGAAACTTTGGCGCCCCTTAAGTGGAAATCGCTTTAAAAACGCAACGGACACACGGTTGCCCCCTTCTTTTCTCCTGCTGACTTGCTCCATTCGCCCACAGAAACCACGATGTATGCAAAATCAACACTATAGTTACCGCACCACCCCGAGTCCTCTCCCACCGTGTCAAAAACAACACCATTCAGATCTTACGCATTTTCCACACCCACCGGCGTTTAGCATCCAATGGGCGAGCGTTTAGCTTGCCCGTTCACCAGCGATAGCAAAACGGTACGCAATCAAGTACGCAGCATCATGCGTCATTTCAGTGCGTACCACGGTGCAAGCATCTTTTCCCGAAAGGAAGGTTAAAGCGGTGAAATAGCTTCCACGACATGCTGAAAAACGTAAGGGTCGGAAAGGAGCCCAAACTGTTCATCATCCGGGTAAGTCACCGCCACATGGTAGTTTTCTCCAGCAAATGCCTTTACCGACTGCAAATCCTGCCAGTAAGTTGCCAAAAAGAAATGCGCCCACTCCCCCTGAATTTCCCTGCGCACAAGCGCGCCCCGATTCCCCGGTATACTCTTTGAATGCTCCACCCCCGTCCTCTCCAGATGTTTCGCAAACCCCTCCGAATGCTCAAGTGGAACACAGCCGTGCCAAGTTCTTACAATCATTAGCTTTTCCTTTTTTGTGGTAGACACATCACCCTGCCACTGGATGGCGCCTAATCGGTTGATTTCCGAAGAGCACGCTCCGGTAGTTCGACATATCTCTATTGTGACGGCACAGGCAGTTGTACCCCTGATGTCGTTCAGCGTCTCGCGCTATACCGATCGTTTACCGGCTGCGTTCAGAACGTAAACGCGCTGTGCTGTAGTCATCGGCTAACCTATTGGCGGTTTTCAGTTCGAGTGGATGCTTGCCGCGCCTGACAAACGACCGAATCAGGCACCGGCTAACCAACGTCACACCCGGTGTAATAAAAACCCCGCCACGCTCATTTTTCGAATGATGTTTCCTTTTAAACACACGATGGGCATATCCATAACATTTTTTAAAATTAATACGTTAAATATCAATCAATGAAATAATTCAACGCCTCTCGTGCGCTTTTTTCGCCCATATCGTCAATAATCACAGCGGTATGGCAGAAAAGGAGCCCGTATGTTCCCCAACGAATGGTTATGGCGCAATAAACTGATCGCTCTGTTGGTTTTGGTGATTGTCATTGAGCTGGTGCTATTTCTGGTTCCGTGGGAGCGCTTTTGAATAACCCGGCAGTTCACCCGTTATTCCCGCGATTGCAGGGCGAAGAAATCGTTCAGCGCAGCCAACTCCCGACGTAAGATAGAGCGCAGCTGTGTCTATATACGCACCCCGTGACGAAGGCGGCTGAACCCGCCCGCGCTGCGGCCCACGAAAGACACAGCCAATTGCCGGCCCGGTGGTTTCTGCATCCCCCGTCTGGCGGGCGCCACGTCGATTATTCATCAACACCGCACATCATGAGGATGTCATGAACAGGCTACAAAAACCCCTGCTGGCTCTTACCCTGTCGCTACTGTCACTGACGGCGGTTGCAGCGGACGGCTATAAAGATATGAAATTCGGTTCATCGTACAGCACCATTAAACAGCAGGCGGATTGTTCACTGAGCGGGCCGGAAACCGTTGACGGCATGTCGGTCTACAGCTGCAAAAATTTTGTTTTCGGCAGCAAAAAAACGCTGGCGATGTTCGGCTTCAACAACGATAAGTTCGTCCGCCTGGCCATCTCCGTCACCATGGATGATCTGCCCTCGGTGGTTGAAGGGCTGAAAAGCAAATACGGCATGACGACGCCGTTATCATCCGCCGACATCAACACCTTCATGAATACGCCGAACAGCCGCGTCGTCGCCCGATTCGATAAAAACCACATCACGCTGGTCTTCGATAACGATGCCAACGGCCAAAAAACCATCTTTCTGGTGTACACCGCGGATAACTACAGCTCCGCAGGGACTGGCAGCTCAAGCAGTTCCAGCGTCTCCAAAAACGATCTCTAATCCAGGCTCTGTCTGTTACCACGCCGGTCAGCCGCCGGCGTGATACCATCCCCACAGTTTCACCAGCAGCAACGCCGCCACGCACCAGCATGCTACCGCCAGCAACAACGCCTGGGGCAGGCGCAGTACACCGCTTAGAAAATAGAGCGAAATCATGTAAATCAGATACGGGATCACCGCCCAGATGCCAAACAGAATCGTGGTGCGCAGCGCGTCCGTTCCCCGTTCAGCACCGACGATGTAATGCGCTATCAGCGCAAACGTCGGGAACAGCGGCACCAGCCCGGCAATATAATAATTACGGGTTTTGGCCAGCACCCCAATCAACACCACCACGACCGCCCCTAACACTGCCTTAATCAATAACGCCATATCATCCTTCCGTTGTCTCTTGTTCCGGCCTGGCGACACTATCGCTCAGCAACACCATCGCTCAGCAACACCACCGCCCGGCAACACCCGCGCTCAACAACCTCGCCACAAAGCACAGCCGACTGACGCCGTGTCCGCACACGTCGGTATCTTACCGCGGTAAGTCATTGACAGCCCGGACTTTGCATTTTTTCACCACAGCACGCAGGCCGGGCAAGGCCGATGCCGCGCGCCAAAGACCGCAGATTAAACAGGGTATCGAATATCAAAACCGGCAGGTGCCTATAGCGAGGGGGTAAACATGATTGGACAGGGCAAGCGCACAGAAACCTTCGGTTCCCAGCACCTACCCTGCTCGTTTCAGGACATAAACAGCGATTACGGTTGGGGCGATCACCCCATCAATTTACCCGTGACGATGTTCATCAATGGGTATGGTCGAACGTCTGAGACGTGGCTTTGCCGCGATTCTCTATGGCGATCTTTTTCGGCTTTTCGCTTTCCGGAATGTCCTGCAACAGATTGACCGTCAACAGGCCGTTTTCCAGATGCGCGCTTTCCACTTTCATATGCGCCGGCAGCGTATAGCTGACGCTGAAGTCGGTATGGTTGATGCCGCGATACAACCATCCTTCCTTCTCTTCTTTCTTCACGTCATCCTTGCGTTTCCCGCTGATGGTCAACTGACCGCCGGCGGCGCTGATTTCCAGATCCTCTTCCCGCCAGCCCGGTACGCTGAGTGTAATGCCATAATGGCTGGCATCTATCTGGCGGATGTCATAACCGGGAGCGGTGGCTAACGGCGTATCCCCCGTCAATTGGCTGAACAGCCGGTCGATACGGTTGAAACGGTCGGAAAACAGGGAATCCGCGAAAGCGGGGAGTAAAGACACAGGTTTGAATGCCATGGTTAACCTCCTGAGTATCCTAAAGTCGTTCCCGACACATACCGGAACACGACCTGATGCACATTCAAAAAGTACCAACCGCAAGGCAGCAACATTGTCTTGCATTCATAATCCCATATAGATCCAACGCCGTTTTTTTCAAGTCCGTTACCCCAAAAAACATGCCGGGCTAATGGTTGCCCGTTCACGATCGGTGACGACAGCCCCCTCAGGGCGGGCTCCCGAAGAAGCCCTCCTGCCTATTCGCTGCGCAACCGGCAGACATGACACCGCGTTAAACCGCCTGCCGACGCAAAACGCCGTACAACAACAATGCGATAAGGAAAGTCAGCGGCGCGGATAACGACTGCATCAGCGGCGTACCGTGCATCAGGATAATGCCGACCACCACGCTGAAAAACCAGGCGCTCAACCCCACCAGATTGAAGGTGGCCGGCGTCTCCGGGCTCGACTGCGGCCGTGCGAGAAAAATATGCGCCAGCGCCACGCCGACCCACGCCACCACAAACACCCCCTGATAGGCCAGCGCCTGCAAAATATAGGCGAAGACATCCGCCAGCATCAGCACATACACGGCGGCCCCCGCAACGCAGGCCCAGACGATTTTGCGGTAACGCAACCGGAACAGGCGATCGAAAAACACCTGCATATTCATGGTGGCGAGGTAGTAATTAGCCGTGTTGATGCGCGTCTGCGTGACCCACACGAACAGCAACCCCCAAAATCCCAACAGATTGAGAATATTGACCACCACCGCCGTTTCGCTCACCCCATTCTGCTGAGCGAAGC from Musicola paradisiaca NCPPB 2511 carries:
- a CDS encoding Hsp20 family protein, with protein sequence MAFKPVSLLPAFADSLFSDRFNRIDRLFSQLTGDTPLATAPGYDIRQIDASHYGITLSVPGWREEDLEISAAGGQLTISGKRKDDVKKEEKEGWLYRGINHTDFSVSYTLPAHMKVESAHLENGLLTVNLLQDIPESEKPKKIAIENRGKATSQTFDHTH
- a CDS encoding GlpM family protein; this encodes MALLIKAVLGAVVVVLIGVLAKTRNYYIAGLVPLFPTFALIAHYIVGAERGTDALRTTILFGIWAVIPYLIYMISLYFLSGVLRLPQALLLAVACWCVAALLLVKLWGWYHAGG
- a CDS encoding AAA family ATPase, whose product is MKFELSISKIQHLSNLNASFDFSESKIFCIVSHNGIGKTTLIKSMGILFQPTIFVKTSNPFIFNANSELLIDIDDDHYEYKYNSSINQIDCKSIINQKNLGVVELPVPYGKRYGSYSRLNEIDGSLRIKIAFREYSSPDKLIEFLNFIYPYKNFSDLKSVEINGEEYFFRIVGTTNYIREDYFSSGEYFVINIFRIINSDTKLIIIDEIDMSLDSYAQIRLVKLIKRSSEESGKFFIFTTHSLAMLKSIDDIGIDIYYLENSNGTVDLKKRGYSYIKGVMFEFKGSDKYILTEDSVLKEYIEMKMQEIINESRFNKKEKIEVISIGGCENVIDFYRGNKKESFLCERDEKVLVVLDGDVRSNILEKNKDIASKLLFLPFESIEKEIFKKYSDQKYKLPFVGKLKGKPEKRNKKYFERLIKRTGFDMEKIFAIAEKDNFEAVLNFKKRLSSFLKM
- a CDS encoding reverse transcriptase family protein; translated protein: MLHRFLNEAIFNRVDIMDDVVFSYRKKVNVFDCVYPHRANPFIFKTDIKNFFPSFNRDFIESKLESVFKEFIISDINEYLFKIVELVSYNDFLPVGFSTSPSLSNILFSDADKKLKSFSISNGYIYTRYSDDIIISSESEIHKKDIFTTVQGIINSECDSFVLNFDKTKLLKKGGVRKIMGVSIMPDGYISVDKTIKTILKQSYIIYQN